The genomic DNA GTCCCGGGAGCCACGTCCCGTCGGTCGTGTTGAACGCGGAGCCAAAGCGGAGGCGGCCGTCGCTGGTCCGGGCGAACGCGGTCCAGGTGAAGTTCAGCATGAGCCGACCGGTCGCGGTCCCGTTCTCCCCCGGGACGACCGCGGTGGTCCGCTCCACCGAGCGGATGGCCATCGACCGGTTGACGGTGGCGTTGGCCGCGCGGTTGGCCCGACGGAACGTCTCGATGTCGAAGCCGACGTCGGTGTCGCCGCGCTCGTACCGGCGCGCCAGGTCGTCGAAGGCGGCCCGGTCGCTCTCGTTGTCGAGTGCGAACCGCGTCATGACCGTCCACCGTGCGTTCCCGTTCGGCTGGAGGTCGACAACGAGGGACGTGCTGTCACGTGGAGGGGTCTCGGACTGTGTTGCCGCGAGCGCCGTGGACCGGCTGTCGAACGCCGGTCCCCCGTCGTCGAGGGCCGGCGTCCCGGTGTCGGCCACCCGTTCGGCCGGAGCAGGGGCTACTGCCGTGGCCGGGGCGGTCGCGGCGACAACGACCATCGCGGCGAGGGCGGCGAGGGCAAACGTCGACTGGAGGGCGGCACGCGACCTCGCCCGCATACCGTGCCGGTGGCGGTGGAGCGCGGAAAACGCTTTCCATCGGGAATGAAACGTCTGCGGGCCGAATGAAACGTCTCGAGCACGCTCCGGGCGTCCTGTGGAGCGATGTCGGCCGGTTCCCTGGCCATCCGGGCGTGACGGACGGCTTTTTACTCCCGGGGGCGGAGGGGGGAGATATGAGCGGTCCCCGTTCCCTCCACGTGGCGGCTGCTGTGCTCGCGGTGGTGCTCGCGCTCGCGGTGGTGCTCGCTCCGGTGGCGGGCCTGCCGTCGGTCGGTACGCCGGCCTCCCCATCGAGTTCGCCGGCCGCCTCGACCCCGTCTGCGGACCCCGGAACCGAGCGCGAGCCACGGTCCCCGGCGACGGTACCGTCCGCCGATCTCCGTGATCCGGTCCGACCCGACCGGAACACGACTGCTTACCTCACGCTCGCGGCTGATCTGGAGACCAGGCGGACCGGGACGGCCACGTTCGACGTCGGTGGCGCGATGGCTGCCGACAACAGCGCCACGCACTCGACCTACGAGACGACCTGGCTCCGGGCGGCCTTCGAGGCCGCCGGCGAGAACCGGACCCAGCGGCGCCTCGTCGTCGAGCGCGGTGCCGACCGCATCGACACCCGGATCGAGGCCCTCGAGGACCGCGAGGCCCGGGCCCTGGAGCAGTACAACGAGGGGGTGATCTCGACCCGCACGTACCTGCGCGAGGTGGCCACCATCGACCGGGCGGCCCGGTCGCTCCGGGAGTCGGTCGACCTGCTGTACACGTACAGCTCCGCCGTGGGCAAACCGGTCACGGATCGGCGCATCGCCGCACAGAAGGCCCGTCTGCTCCCGCTCGTGGGTCCGGTTCGTTCCCGGACGGCCGCGGCCATCCGGGGTGACAAACCACCGACCAGGGTCTACGTCGAGACCTCCAGCCAGGGGGTCATCCTCGCGACCATCGACCGTGGGGCCTTCACCCAGGAGTACCTCCGCGAGGCGTACGTTCCGTCGGCCCGCAACCCCGGCGGAATCGACCAGTTCGAGCGGAGCGGCGACAGACTCGGGGCCGCCAGACAGCGGGCGGCCGAGCTCTACCCGTGGGCGTTCGACCGTGGCCCCACCTCGGCGGGGTCGTTCACCGGCGAGCCGTTCCTGTTCAACGCTGGCGTCTACTCCGTCCAGGTCGGCCACCCGCACGGGACCAGCCGGACGCACGACCTCCTGATATTCCTCGATGGCGCGACGCGTGACGTCTTCCACGAGATCCAGTACAAGGATCTCTCGGCGGTTCCGACGGTGTCCGCGGCGACGAACGCGTCCCAGGGCATCAACGTCAGCATCGATCGGACCCGGACCGGCGGCCCGATGCTCGTCACGGTCCGGAACACGACGACCGGTGAGCCGGTCCAGGCCCAGGTGCTGGTGGACGGCGACCCGGTCGGGGTGACCGATGTCGACGGCCAGCGCTGGATCATCGCACCCGGGCCGACAGTCCAGGTCACCGCCGTCAGTGGGGAGCGGAACGTCACGACGACGGTCTTCAGCGACGGCGCCCCCACTGGCTGAGCGACCCGGCGCCCGTAGCTTCTTGTCCGATGGCGCGGCCAGACCCCCCGTGCTCGCGCGCCGTCATCGTGCCGTCTCGCCCGTCCTCGGGGTGGTCTTGCTCGTGGCCGTCACCGTCGGGCTCGCGGCCGTCGTCGGGGGTGCCGTCCTGACCGATGCTGCTCCCACGGCGCCCCCGCCGGTCGCACAGCTCGACTGCCGGGTCGACGCCGGGACCGACCGGCTCGCCTGCACCCACGGCGGCGGCGACCGGCTGGACGTGCGCGAGTTGCGGGTTCACGTGACGGTCGGTGGCGAGCCGCTGACCCACCAGCCGCCGGTGCCGTTCTTCGCGGCCCGAGGTTTCCACGCCGGGCCCACCGGTCCGTTCAACAGCGCTGCCGACCCGCACTGGTCGGCCGGCGAGACCGCTGCGGTCAGGCTCGCCGGGACGAACCGGCCAGGCCTGACCCCCGACTCGAGGGTGGTCGTCCGAGTCGTCGAGGGCGAGCACGTGGTTGCGCAGGCGGCAGCGACGGCCGAGTGATGCCGGTCGGGCCGGTCGGATACCGGGGTTAACGTGCGATTAATCCGGGAACTGGCGTGATTCGTTTCCGGTGTCGCGGATGCTCGCTGCGGCCGCTCCGGGCTCCGGAGGCCGTGGTCGACCGGACGCCGTCTCAGTCGTCAGCCGACGCGTCGACGGGGTCGGTCTCGGCGTCGGTGGCATCTCCGGGGGTCTCGTCCGTCCCGCCCGGCACGCGTGCGATGGTGGTGATGGCGATCTCGGGGTTGTAGTCGGGCCCCATCGTCACGTGGCGGAACTCCTCGTAGCCGGCTTCGGCGAACATCCGGTCGGCCTCGGCCTCGTCGTAGAACAGCATGATGGCATCCGCGAGCTTCTGGAACACCGTCGAGCTCGGGTAGTTCGGGCCGACGACCAGCACCGGCCCGCCGGGCCTGACGACGCGGCGGAACTCCGCCAGCGCGTCGACCGGGTTCGGCCAGTACTCGATGCTGCCCGACGACCAGAGCGCGTCGAACGAGTCGTCCTTGAACGGCAGCCGCTCGGCGTCCCCGCGGTGGAACTTCACCTGTCCGCGCTTGCCGAACTTCGCGTAGGCCTTCTCGAGCTGGTGCTCGGACTGGTCGAGCCCGTAGACGTCCTCCGTGTACTCCAGCAGCCCCTCGGTCGCGAAGCCGGTCCCACACCCCACGTCCAGCACGCGGTCCCCCTCCTCGAGGCCGAACAGTTCGAGGGCCTCGTTACGCATCTCCTCGTTCCAGATGAACGGGTTGATCTCGTCGTACACCTGCGAGAGGTACCGGTAGAAGACCCGGGCGCGCCGCTTGTTCTCGAGGATTCCCATTGCCTCCGTTTTGGGTCCCAGCGGGGATAATTCCCCTGCTTCCGGGGACGTTCCGGGCGTCGAGTCCTCTCGACCGCGGGAACTAACCCCGCGCCCGACCTCCCCCGGTGCATGAGCGAGGACGTGCTGGTTCCCGGGGGGCGCGACGTGCGCGGAACGCTCGACACACCCGACGGCGAGGCGACGGCCTGCGTCGTCGCCTGCCCACCACACCCACAGTACGGCGGCAGGCGGACGGACGCGCGGCTGCGGGCGCTCTCGGATGCCCTCGTCGCCGAGGGCGTCGCCTGCCTCCGATTCGACTACGGCGACTGGGACGAGGGCCACGGCGAGCGGACCGACGTGCGCCAGGCCTGCCGGTGGGCTCGCGACCGCTTCGGCGAGGACCGCGTGGGACTGTTCGGTTACTCGTTCGGCGGGGCGGTCGCGTTGCTGGCCGCGGCCGCGGACGGTGCGGACGGGCGGCCGCTGCGGGCGGTGGTCGCGCTCGCCCCAGCTGTCGGTGTCACGGGCGGCATCCGGCGCTCCGTCGACGAGGCGCTCGCGGACATCGCGGCGCCCGTGCGGGTCGTCTACGGGAGCCGGGACACGACCGCGGACTGGGAGCCGGTCGTCGAGCGCGCTCGGGAACTGGGGGTCGACACCGTCGAGATGAGCGCCGACCACCACTTCGTCGGGCAGGCCGACAAGGCCGCCGGCCACGCCGCCGAGTTCCTGCTGACGCATCTCTGAGCCCCCGCCGGGGCCGAACCGACACCACTACCCCCGGACCGCACCGACGGTCGGCCATGACCCTTCGGTACGTGACGACCAACCCCGGGAAGGTGCGGGAGGCCGAGGAGTACCTCGACGACGTGACGGCGCTGGACTACGACTACACCGAGATCCAGGCGCCCACACTCGGGCCCATCGCGGCCCACGGCGCCCGCGAGGCGTACCGACACGCGGGCGAGCCGGTCATCGTCGACGACGCCGGCCTGTTCGTCGAGGCGCTGGACGGGTTCCCGGGGCCGTACTCCTCGTACGTCGAGAACACGCTGGGCGTGGAGCTGACGGGTCGGGTCGCCCGGGAGGCCGCCGCGGGTTCGGACGGTGACGATGCGGTCGCACGCGCGGCGTTCCGCTGTGTCATCGGCTACTGCGACGGCGACGACTTCGCCGCGACGCCGGAACCCGTCGACCGCGGCGAGCGCCGGGGCCAGGACCTCGCGGCTGCCGACCGCGACAGTGCAACGACGGACGCGCAGGTCGCGGGCGGCGCCGCGGATGGGAGCGCCCTCCCCGTGAAGCTGTTCGAGGGTGTCGTGCCGGGCCGTATCGTCGAGCCACGCGGCGACGGCGGGTTCGGCTACGACCCCATCTTCGAGCACGACGGGACGACCTTCGCGGAGATGGATGCGGCGGCGAAGAACGCCGTCTCGCATCGTGGGCGAGCGCTCGCGAAGTTCGCCGACTGGTTCGCCGAGCGGTAGTGCCGACGCCGCCCCGGCCGGTCGGTTCCCGCGACTCTCGTCAGTCGGTGGTCCCGGACTGCTCACCGCCGCTCTCGGCGGTCGTCCCGGCCTCTCCTGCCGCGGTCGCACCCTCGCCGCTGTCGCTTGCCGGCTTCAGGCGAATCGTGACCGCCGTCCCGCCGGCCTCGCGCTCCTCGAACCTGAGCTCCCCGCCCGCGTCGCTCACGATCCAGTTGACGGCCCACAGCCCGATGCCGGTCGCGTGGTTGACCTTGGAGGCAGCCGTCTCGTCGAGCATCTCATCGATCTCCATCTCGGGGATTCCCGGGCCGTCGTCGGCCACCACGAGTTCGTAGTAGGTGCCGTCGGGCGACCGGCGGGTTCGAATCTCGACGTGCGGCGTGGTCTGGTCGCTGTGGAGGATGGCGTTCTCGACGAGCTCTCCGATGGCCGCGACGAGCGCGGTCGTCCCCTGTACGTACTCGTCGCCGGGACAGTCGATCTCCCGGGTCCAGCCGTCGTGGGTCGCGTCGACGTCCTCCAGTGCCCGGTCGACGAGCGACCGCAGTTCCATCGTCCGCAGCGTCAGGTCACCCGAGACCACCTTCTCGATGTCGACGGTCCGTTCGCTGAGCGTCGCGAGTTGCTCCGCGGATTCCGTGATGGCGGCCGCCGCCCGGGACTCCTCCAGGCGATCCGCGTGGCCCATGATGACGGTGAGCTTGTTGCGGATGTTGTGCCGGAGGATGCGCGAGAGGACCCGCAGCCGCTCCTTGCGCTGCTTGCGCTCCGTGATGTCGATGTAGATGCCGTACTTGTCCTGCTCGGTCGGCGCGCTGACGGGGGCGGTCATCCGGATGAAGTCCCGGAGCCCATCGTCGGTCTTCAGCGTGACCTCGCTCCCCTGCCACTCGCCCCGCTCGCGGTCGGCGTCGACGCTCCGTTCGGTCGTCGGCTCCACGGCCCGCCCGTCCGCGGTTCGGGGGACGACGTAGTCGTTGAGGTTCTGCCCCCGGAGTTCGCCCTCGGCGAAGCCGAACACCTCCTCGAACGCCGGGTTGACCGAGTCCACGATGGGGCTGTCGTCCTCGAGGCGGACGGAGACGACGGAGTTCGGAACGTTCTCGAACAGTGCCGAGAACCGGTCGCGCTCTGCGCGGAGTTCCTCGCGCTTCTGCTCGACGCGGGCGTTGTAGACCCCGACACCGAGACCGCCGACCGCACCCACGATGAGCGTGTCCCCGGCGAGCGCGAACGGCTCCAGGCCGCCCTGGGTGTAGTACTGGATGCCCACCGTCGAGGCGACCGTGAGGGTCACGACGAGTGTGACCCCGACGACCCATCTGGCGACGGTCCAGCCGAACGACGGTTCGTGGTCGCCGCGGACGAGCCAGACGCCCGCGGCCACGAGCAGCGCCGCGAAGGCGATGGTGCCGGCGCTCTCGAGGAGTGTTGCGTACAGCGGATTGCCCCGTATCGTGAGGTCACGATACACGTTGGTCAGCGGCACCGTGAGCAGGGTCGCACCCAGCGCGCCGACGACCACGCCGCCCGTCTGCTGCCGGACCGGGCCGGCCCCTCCCCGGGCGTCGCGGGTCATGGGAGATGTTCGGCACGCGAATTGTTATATCTAGTCATCGCGGTAGGGAGCAGTCGTCGTGTTGGCACCGTGAGACGACAGTTCTCGGCGGGCAGGGGCGAGCGACACCATCGGCGTGCCCGTCCGGGTGCCGGGTGGTCTGCGACCGGCCACCACTCGTCAGGTCAGCAGTCGTGGCCCGAACACCATCACCAGCAGGCCGACGATCATCACGATGCTGACTGTCGTGGTGACGGCCGAGGTGAGCGCCCGGCCGTCCGAGACGGGGAGCCGGGAGACGACCGTCTCGGTCGAGGTCCGGAGGATGTGGCCGCCGTCCAGCGGGTAGGCGGGGACGCAGTTGAACTGGCCGATGATGAGGTTGATCCACGCCGTCCAGAACAGCAGGTTGGCCAGCAGGAAGACGAGGCCGGGCCCGAGCAGCCCGAGCGGGCCGCTCACGCTGTAGAAGTTCGTCACCGGCCCGACGAAGCCGGCGAAGTTGTACCCGACGTTGGGGAGCGTCAGCGACGCGAACGGGAGGACGAGGGTGAGGTAGGCCCGCTCGATACCGCCGATGCCGCCGCCCCCGTTCCCACCGAGGACCGTCAGGAAGGTGTCGGCGGGGTAGACGTCGACCCCGAAGTCGTCGAGGACGAACCCGGAGACGCCGCGCTGGACCCTGACCCCGAGGACGGCGTCCTCACCGCTACCGCCGAGTTCGACCTCGAAGGTGCGGCGCTCGCCGTCGAAGCCCCCGACGTAGCCCGTCACGGAGACGGTGTCACCCGGCTGGCGCCCGTCGAGGACCGCGCTCAGGTCGTCGAAGTCGACGGTCCGGTTGCCGGCGATGGACGTGACGATGACCGTCTCGCCGCCCGAGAGGTCGGTCTGCCCCGCGAGCGCGCCGTCGGGCGCGACGAGGCTGTAGGTCCCGACCGGGATGGTTACCGAGCGGGTGCCGTTCGCGCCGCGGACGGTCAGGTCGGCGACCGGGCGGGACGCGACGGCGTCCTCGAAGCCGGTCACGGTCGACACCTCGCTCCCGTTGACCGCGGTGATGGTCTCGTTGACCGCGATGGGGCCGTCCCTGACCGCGACGGTGACGAGCACCTCGCGCTGGACCGGGACCGACTCCCCACCCTTCAGGCCGACCGAGACGGTGTCCGCGGTCGAGTCCGAGAGGGCCGCCTGCATCGCGTTGGCGTCCTCGACGGACTGCCCCTCGACGCTCGTGATGACGGTTCCCCGGTCGATGCCGGCGTCCCTGGCCGGCGAGCCGGGGAGCGAGCCGCCGATGGGGGCGCCGGCGGCGACGCTGATGCTGCCGGCGACGGGGCCGAACAGCAGGAGGAACGCGAGGACGGAGACGGCGAAGTTGTTGGTCACGCCGGCCGCGAACATCCGGGTCTGCCCGCCCCGGCTCGCGCGGTTGCGCGAGGCCTCGTCCGGCTCGACGAACGCGCCGATGGGGATGAACGCCAGCAGCGCCAGCCCCATCGACTCGATGTCGATGTCCTCGACCCGGCAGAGCAGGCCGTGCCCGCCCTCGTGGACCACGAGGCCGATGAGCAGTCCCGTGAGTATCTCGGGCGCCACGGAGAGGGGGAGGAAGTCGTTGACGCCGGGGATGGCGAGGACGTTCTGCGGCTCGTTCAGGGCCGTCGGTGTCGGGTTCTGGATGGCCGAGACCGCCGCGAACGCGACCAGGGCGAACGACCCGACCATCACCACCAGCGCGATGCCGACGCCGAGGTTGCCCCACGCCCGCCAGAACCGCCTGGGCCCTGCGAGCCAGTTCAGGAACGCCTTGCCGCGCTGGGTGTGGATCGTCGTGATGGGTCCCGAGACGCGGATGGCCTCGGGGAGCCGCCCCTGCGCCTTCAGGGTCATCGCGACGAGGGTGTAGAGGAGGATGCCTCCACCCACCAGCCACAGCGTGCTTACCATTGTATCGGGGGAGGGTCCTGTGGCTCAAATGGATTCGGGTTGCGGGACGGGATGTGTGACGATTTAGTTGGGAGAGAGATGTGGATATTTGGATGATAACTGGTGGATTGGCGGCCTCTGCGAGATATCTCGGGAATTGTGGGGTTGTTGTCGCTCGAACCGCTCTTCGGGCTCGATGCCAGAATCTGGCGTTCCCGGCGGTTATCGCTGTGACGGTGGCGACGACGCCCGAACCGTGTAGAAGGTCCCGTCCGCTCACAATACGGCGGCGACAGCCACGACGGAGCCCTGTCGAAAGCGCCCGCCC from Haloglomus litoreum includes the following:
- a CDS encoding DUF7096 domain-containing protein; this encodes MSGPRSLHVAAAVLAVVLALAVVLAPVAGLPSVGTPASPSSSPAASTPSADPGTEREPRSPATVPSADLRDPVRPDRNTTAYLTLAADLETRRTGTATFDVGGAMAADNSATHSTYETTWLRAAFEAAGENRTQRRLVVERGADRIDTRIEALEDREARALEQYNEGVISTRTYLREVATIDRAARSLRESVDLLYTYSSAVGKPVTDRRIAAQKARLLPLVGPVRSRTAAAIRGDKPPTRVYVETSSQGVILATIDRGAFTQEYLREAYVPSARNPGGIDQFERSGDRLGAARQRAAELYPWAFDRGPTSAGSFTGEPFLFNAGVYSVQVGHPHGTSRTHDLLIFLDGATRDVFHEIQYKDLSAVPTVSAATNASQGINVSIDRTRTGGPMLVTVRNTTTGEPVQAQVLVDGDPVGVTDVDGQRWIIAPGPTVQVTAVSGERNVTTTVFSDGAPTG
- a CDS encoding sensor histidine kinase translates to MTRDARGGAGPVRQQTGGVVVGALGATLLTVPLTNVYRDLTIRGNPLYATLLESAGTIAFAALLVAAGVWLVRGDHEPSFGWTVARWVVGVTLVVTLTVASTVGIQYYTQGGLEPFALAGDTLIVGAVGGLGVGVYNARVEQKREELRAERDRFSALFENVPNSVVSVRLEDDSPIVDSVNPAFEEVFGFAEGELRGQNLNDYVVPRTADGRAVEPTTERSVDADRERGEWQGSEVTLKTDDGLRDFIRMTAPVSAPTEQDKYGIYIDITERKQRKERLRVLSRILRHNIRNKLTVIMGHADRLEESRAAAAITESAEQLATLSERTVDIEKVVSGDLTLRTMELRSLVDRALEDVDATHDGWTREIDCPGDEYVQGTTALVAAIGELVENAILHSDQTTPHVEIRTRRSPDGTYYELVVADDGPGIPEMEIDEMLDETAASKVNHATGIGLWAVNWIVSDAGGELRFEEREAGGTAVTIRLKPASDSGEGATAAGEAGTTAESGGEQSGTTD
- a CDS encoding non-canonical purine NTP pyrophosphatase; its protein translation is MTLRYVTTNPGKVREAEEYLDDVTALDYDYTEIQAPTLGPIAAHGAREAYRHAGEPVIVDDAGLFVEALDGFPGPYSSYVENTLGVELTGRVAREAAAGSDGDDAVARAAFRCVIGYCDGDDFAATPEPVDRGERRGQDLAAADRDSATTDAQVAGGAADGSALPVKLFEGVVPGRIVEPRGDGGFGYDPIFEHDGTTFAEMDAAAKNAVSHRGRALAKFADWFAER
- a CDS encoding type IV pilin → MLARRHRAVSPVLGVVLLVAVTVGLAAVVGGAVLTDAAPTAPPPVAQLDCRVDAGTDRLACTHGGGDRLDVRELRVHVTVGGEPLTHQPPVPFFAARGFHAGPTGPFNSAADPHWSAGETAAVRLAGTNRPGLTPDSRVVVRVVEGEHVVAQAAATAE
- a CDS encoding alpha/beta hydrolase, which produces MSEDVLVPGGRDVRGTLDTPDGEATACVVACPPHPQYGGRRTDARLRALSDALVAEGVACLRFDYGDWDEGHGERTDVRQACRWARDRFGEDRVGLFGYSFGGAVALLAAAADGADGRPLRAVVALAPAVGVTGGIRRSVDEALADIAAPVRVVYGSRDTTADWEPVVERARELGVDTVEMSADHHFVGQADKAAGHAAEFLLTHL
- a CDS encoding site-2 protease family protein, whose translation is MVSTLWLVGGGILLYTLVAMTLKAQGRLPEAIRVSGPITTIHTQRGKAFLNWLAGPRRFWRAWGNLGVGIALVVMVGSFALVAFAAVSAIQNPTPTALNEPQNVLAIPGVNDFLPLSVAPEILTGLLIGLVVHEGGHGLLCRVEDIDIESMGLALLAFIPIGAFVEPDEASRNRASRGGQTRMFAAGVTNNFAVSVLAFLLLFGPVAGSISVAAGAPIGGSLPGSPARDAGIDRGTVITSVEGQSVEDANAMQAALSDSTADTVSVGLKGGESVPVQREVLVTVAVRDGPIAVNETITAVNGSEVSTVTGFEDAVASRPVADLTVRGANGTRSVTIPVGTYSLVAPDGALAGQTDLSGGETVIVTSIAGNRTVDFDDLSAVLDGRQPGDTVSVTGYVGGFDGERRTFEVELGGSGEDAVLGVRVQRGVSGFVLDDFGVDVYPADTFLTVLGGNGGGGIGGIERAYLTLVLPFASLTLPNVGYNFAGFVGPVTNFYSVSGPLGLLGPGLVFLLANLLFWTAWINLIIGQFNCVPAYPLDGGHILRTSTETVVSRLPVSDGRALTSAVTTTVSIVMIVGLLVMVFGPRLLT
- a CDS encoding methyltransferase domain-containing protein; translated protein: MGILENKRRARVFYRYLSQVYDEINPFIWNEEMRNEALELFGLEEGDRVLDVGCGTGFATEGLLEYTEDVYGLDQSEHQLEKAYAKFGKRGQVKFHRGDAERLPFKDDSFDALWSSGSIEYWPNPVDALAEFRRVVRPGGPVLVVGPNYPSSTVFQKLADAIMLFYDEAEADRMFAEAGYEEFRHVTMGPDYNPEIAITTIARVPGGTDETPGDATDAETDPVDASADD